A single window of Danio rerio strain Tuebingen ecotype United States chromosome 15, GRCz12tu, whole genome shotgun sequence DNA harbors:
- the LOC141377840 gene encoding uncharacterized protein: MDIIEKENVDISKTVIVGGMTLTETDSDLESWLLRYGSINRHLLIDDPDCEFHRHAIIEFTHNSAMKTLMPLLPLTVVSMSNPSTTFMVHALSCVYPHIASDSATNGYLEELQNIASFSGKSIEEVLQTELLKIKFGPSHAESLPVLDKKLEFPNAARSQILDRSTVSSPNRLLSPVISQSMITEQTAFPSSRISPFHEVESTNSKNLSKESLNHRSTKPTVTVSSHPALTMDIIDPPSVQKVVVEHIVRTNDTAPMHHTSFRLRSFSGKIPRPVNEPDFDTWRASVDLLLTDPSISDLNRARKIIDSLLPPAADIVKHVPPNSLPAVYLELLESVYGSVEDGDELLARFMNSFQNNGEKPSTYLHRLQVLLSTAIRRGGIFEEERNRYLLKQFCRGCWDSFLIADLQLERRKASPPSFAELVVLIRTEEDKNASKEERMRKHLGLNKHYPAPSKFRLSAHQISAHQSETQDDQTDTSLAKQVCELQAQVVALQKPLNQKEKKKNAKPDEVSELRNVVTELQAQITAMQTTATPKIKSDVEATEIADLKKQIADLKVQLTAPDMYRNRTRNLLPEPRATDCYRASKLPESRPRPGYCFRCAEDGHLASSCSNAPDPTKVAEKKRKLRERQAQWDTQQVAIMNPLN, encoded by the coding sequence ATGGATATCATAGAAAAAGAGAATGTAGATATCTCAAAAACAGTGATTGTGGGTGGAATGACACTGACTGAGACAGACTCAGATTTAGAGTCATGGCTTTTAAGATATGGTAGTATTAACCGACATCTTCTCATTGATGACCCTGACTGTGAGTTTCATCGACATGCTATCATAGAGTTTACACATAACTCCGCGATGAAAACATTGATGCCTCTTTTGCCTTTAACTGTAGTTAGTATGTCAAACCCAAGTACCACTTTTATGGTACATGCTTTAAGCTGCGTCTACCCCCATATTGCTAGTGATAGTGCTACTAATGGATATCTGGAGGAATTGCAAAACATTGCTAGTTTTAGTGGGAAATCCATTGAGGAAGTACTCCAAACAGAGTTACTGAAAATTAAATTTGGTCCTTCTCATGCTGAGTCACTACCTGTTTTGGATAAAAAGCTTGAATTTCCAAATGCAGCACGTTCTCAAATACTTGATCGTAGCACAGTCAGTTCACCAAATAGACTGCTGTCCCCAGTCATATCACAAAGTATGATTACTGAACAAACAGCTTTTCCTTCATCTAGAATTTCACCATTTCATGAAGTTGAGTCAACAAATTCAAAAAACCTGTCCAAGGAAAGCCTTAACCATAGAAGTACTAAACCCACAGTAACAGTGTCATCCCATCCAGCACTTACCATGGATATAATTGATCCTCCTAGCGTGCAAAAGGTAGTAGTTGAGCACATTGTCCGCACAAATGACACAGCTCCAATGCACCATACCTCTTTTCGCCTCCGATCTTTCTCTGGAAAAATTCCTAGACCTGTTAATGAGCCAGATTTTGACACTTGGCGTGCCAGTGTTGATCTCCTGCTGACAGATCCTTCTATATCTGACTTAAATCGAGCCAGAAAAATCATAGACAGTCTGCTTCCCCCTGCTGCAGATATTGTTAAACATGTCCCACCAAACAGTTTACCTGCAGTATATCTAGAATTGCTGGAGTCTGTATATGGCTCTGTAGAAGATGGAGATGAGTTATTAGCCAGATTTATGAATAGCTTCCAAAACAATGGTGAGAAGCCTTCAACTTACCTGCACAGATTACAAGTTCTCTTAAGCACAGCTATTCGACGAGGTGGGATATTTGAAGAAGAGAGAAACCGATATCTTCTAAAGCAGTTTTGTCGCGGCTGTTGGGACAGTTTTCTAATTGCTGACCTTCAATTAGAAAGGAGAAAAGCCTCTCCTCCTTCATTTGCAGAATTAGTAGTTCTCATCCGTACAGAAGAAGATAAAAATGCCTCTAAAGAAGAAAGAATGAGAAAACATTTAGGGCTAAATAAACACTATCCTGCCCCCTCGAAATTCAGACTGTCAGCTCACCAGATATCTGCCCACCAAAGTGAAACGCAGGATGATCAAACTGACACATCTCTCGCAAAGCAAGTGTGTGAACTTCAAGCTCAAGTTGTTGCACTGCAAAAGCCTTTAAaccagaaagaaaagaaaaaaaatgcaaaaccagATGAAGTGAGTGAGCTGAGAAATGTTGTCACTGAGTTACAGGCACAGATTACAGCCATGCAAACTACAGCCACTCCAAAAATTAAAAGTGATGTAGAAGCAACTGAAATTGCTGACTTAAAGAAACAGATTGCTGATTTAAAGGTTCAGCTGACTGCCCCTGATATGTATAGAAACCGCACCAGAAACTTGCTGCCTGAACCTAGAGCAACAGATTGTTACAGAGCTAGTAAACTACCTGAAAGTAGACCTCGTCCGGGGTATTGTTTTAGATGTGCGGAAGATGGTCATCTTGCCAGCAGCTGTAGTAATGCTCCTGACCCTACTAAAGTTGCTGAGAAAAAACGCAAGTTAAGGGAGCGACAAGCCCAGTGGGATACCCAACAAGTAGCAATAATGAATCCTTTAAACTGA